The Dokdonella koreensis DS-123 genome has a segment encoding these proteins:
- the sufT gene encoding putative Fe-S cluster assembly protein SufT, translated as MYGYSQTSEPVRLERDCEAVMVPQGDVVTLPAGQAGYITQALGGSFTVYVDGNLFRIKGSDADALGKAAPPPLELPVDADDEAVERLVWDQLRTCFDPEIPVNIVELGLVYDCVLEHREDGMRTVEVRMTLTAPGCGMGDILVDDVRTKLELIPTIAEADVELVFDPPWNQGMMSEIARLETGMF; from the coding sequence ATGTACGGTTACAGCCAGACATCCGAGCCGGTGCGGCTCGAGCGCGATTGCGAGGCCGTCATGGTCCCGCAGGGCGACGTCGTCACCTTGCCGGCGGGGCAGGCGGGCTACATCACCCAGGCGCTGGGCGGGAGCTTCACGGTCTACGTGGACGGCAACCTCTTCCGGATCAAAGGGTCCGATGCCGACGCGCTCGGCAAGGCGGCGCCGCCACCGCTGGAACTGCCGGTGGACGCGGACGACGAAGCGGTCGAGCGGCTGGTCTGGGACCAGCTCAGGACCTGTTTCGATCCCGAGATCCCGGTCAACATCGTCGAGCTGGGCCTGGTCTACGACTGCGTGCTCGAGCACCGCGAGGACGGCATGCGCACGGTCGAGGTCCGCATGACGCTGACGGCGCCCGGCTGCGGCATGGGCGACATCCTGGTCGACGACGTGCGCACCAAGCTGGAACTGATCCCGACCATCGCCGAGGCCGATGTCGAGCTGGTCTTCGATCCGCCGTGGAACCAGGGCATGATGTCGGAAATCGCCCGACTCGAGACCGGCATGTTCTGA
- the pyrH gene encoding UMP kinase has product MTRSIAYRRILLKLSGEALMGEADYGIDPKVIQRLAREIIEVQKAGVQVGVVIGGGNIFRGEGLAAAGMDRVTGDHMGMLATVMNALAMQDAIEKAGGFARTMSAIKINEVCEDFIRRRAVRHLEKGRIVLFAAGTGNPFFTTDSAAALRAVEVGADLLLKATKVDGVYTADPAKDPTAKRYDHLSYEEVIHRDLRVMDTSAIALCRDHRMPLRIYDMGVAGNLMRIMEGAQIGTLVNTEG; this is encoded by the coding sequence ATGACCCGCTCGATCGCGTACCGTCGCATTCTGCTCAAGCTCTCCGGCGAGGCACTGATGGGTGAAGCCGACTACGGCATCGACCCGAAGGTGATCCAGCGCCTGGCGCGCGAGATCATCGAGGTCCAGAAGGCCGGTGTGCAGGTCGGCGTCGTGATCGGCGGCGGCAACATCTTCCGCGGCGAGGGCCTCGCGGCGGCCGGCATGGACCGCGTGACCGGCGACCACATGGGCATGCTGGCCACCGTCATGAACGCACTGGCCATGCAGGACGCGATCGAGAAGGCCGGCGGGTTCGCGCGCACGATGAGCGCAATCAAGATCAACGAGGTCTGCGAGGACTTCATTCGCCGCCGCGCGGTCCGGCACCTCGAGAAGGGCCGCATCGTCCTGTTCGCCGCCGGCACCGGCAATCCGTTCTTCACCACCGACTCGGCCGCCGCGCTGAGGGCGGTGGAGGTCGGCGCCGACCTGCTGCTCAAGGCGACCAAGGTGGACGGCGTCTATACGGCCGACCCGGCCAAGGATCCGACCGCCAAGCGCTACGATCACCTGTCCTACGAGGAAGTCATCCACCGCGACCTGCGGGTGATGGACACCAGCGCGATCGCGCTGTGCCGCGACCACCGGATGCCGCTGCGCATCTACGACATGGGCGTGGCAGGCAACCTGATGCGCATCATGGAAGGCGCGCAGATCGGCACGCTGGTCAACACCGAAGGGTGA
- the tsf gene encoding translation elongation factor Ts has product MEITAQLVKELRERSGAGMMECKKALTQNNGDIEAAIEWLRKAGLAKADKKADRVAAEGRIVLGQEGSRSALVEINSETDFVAKDENFLGFVENVAKAAVAGAGVADVAALKAATYPGGGTVEEARSALIAKVGENVQVRRLVSLDSAHAVGAYVHGGRIGVLVEVKGGSAELARGIAMHVAAMNPPYIAEKDVPADFIAKEKEIELAKMSEKDKAKPAEILEKIISGKINKIINDVTLTGQPYVLDSNETVGAVLKKEGAEVVSMHRLVVGEGIEKVVEDYAAEVMKQAGLA; this is encoded by the coding sequence ATGGAAATCACCGCACAGCTGGTCAAGGAACTGCGTGAGCGTTCCGGCGCCGGCATGATGGAGTGCAAGAAGGCGCTCACCCAGAACAACGGCGACATCGAAGCCGCCATCGAGTGGCTGCGCAAGGCCGGGCTCGCCAAGGCCGACAAGAAGGCCGACCGCGTGGCCGCCGAGGGCCGCATCGTCCTGGGCCAGGAAGGCTCGCGCTCGGCGCTGGTCGAGATCAACAGCGAGACCGACTTCGTGGCGAAGGACGAGAACTTCCTCGGCTTCGTCGAGAACGTCGCCAAGGCGGCGGTCGCCGGTGCCGGCGTGGCCGACGTGGCCGCACTCAAGGCCGCTACCTATCCGGGCGGCGGCACGGTCGAGGAAGCGCGCTCGGCGCTGATCGCCAAGGTCGGCGAGAACGTCCAGGTGCGCCGTCTCGTCAGCCTCGACAGCGCCCACGCGGTCGGTGCCTACGTGCATGGCGGGCGCATCGGCGTCCTGGTCGAGGTCAAGGGGGGTTCCGCCGAGCTGGCACGCGGCATCGCGATGCACGTCGCCGCGATGAATCCCCCGTACATCGCCGAGAAGGACGTCCCGGCCGACTTCATCGCCAAGGAGAAGGAGATCGAGCTGGCCAAGATGTCCGAGAAGGACAAGGCCAAGCCGGCCGAGATCCTCGAGAAGATCATCAGCGGAAAGATCAACAAGATCATCAACGACGTCACGCTCACCGGCCAGCCCTACGTGCTGGACAGCAACGAGACCGTCGGCGCCGTCCTCAAGAAGGAAGGCGCGGAAGTCGTTTCGATGCACCGCCTGGTCGTCGGCGAGGGTATCGAGAAGGTCGTGGAAGACTACGCCGCCGAAGTCATGAAGCAGGCCGGACTGGCCTGA
- the rpsB gene encoding 30S ribosomal protein S2, whose product MPQVTMRQMLEAGVHFGHQTRYWNPRMADYIFGARGKIHIINLEKTLPLFNDAMNFVSGLAQKRGTILFVGTKRSARDAVKEEAARCGMPYIAARWLGGMLTNFRTVKQSVARLKELEAGATDGTFDRLVKHEILSLQREREKLEKSLGGIKDMGRLPDALFVIDIGHENIAVLEAKKLGIPVVAVVDTNYDPSLVDYAIPGNDDAIRAVQLYARAVADAVLEGKAAAPQIAASEKDEFVELDADGNPVTKKDAADRDNRRNKPAPRKAPPNRRGAPAGKRGDAPRGGADRSE is encoded by the coding sequence ATGCCTCAGGTCACGATGCGCCAGATGCTGGAAGCTGGCGTGCACTTCGGTCACCAGACGCGTTACTGGAATCCCCGCATGGCCGACTACATCTTCGGCGCGCGCGGCAAGATCCACATCATCAACCTCGAGAAGACCCTGCCGCTGTTCAACGACGCGATGAACTTCGTGTCGGGCCTGGCGCAGAAGCGCGGCACGATCCTGTTCGTCGGCACCAAGCGCTCGGCGCGCGACGCGGTCAAGGAAGAAGCCGCCCGCTGCGGCATGCCGTACATCGCTGCCCGCTGGCTCGGCGGCATGCTGACCAACTTCCGTACCGTCAAGCAGTCCGTGGCCCGGCTCAAGGAGCTGGAGGCCGGCGCGACGGACGGCACCTTCGACCGCCTGGTCAAGCACGAGATCCTGAGCCTCCAGCGCGAGCGCGAGAAGCTCGAGAAGTCGCTGGGCGGCATCAAGGACATGGGCCGCCTGCCCGACGCGCTGTTCGTGATCGACATCGGCCACGAGAACATCGCCGTGCTCGAAGCCAAGAAGCTCGGCATCCCGGTCGTGGCGGTGGTCGACACCAACTACGACCCGAGCCTGGTCGACTACGCGATCCCCGGCAACGACGACGCGATCCGCGCGGTGCAACTCTATGCGCGCGCCGTCGCCGACGCGGTCCTGGAAGGCAAGGCGGCCGCCCCGCAGATCGCGGCCAGCGAGAAGGACGAGTTCGTCGAGCTGGACGCCGACGGCAACCCTGTCACGAAGAAGGACGCCGCCGACCGCGACAACCGCCGCAACAAGCCGGCACCGCGCAAGGCACCGCCGAACCGCCGTGGCGCACCGGCCGGCAAGCGTGGCGACGCCCCGCGCGGCGGCGCCGACCGGAGCGAGTGA
- the map gene encoding type I methionyl aminopeptidase, giving the protein MHVKIKTPDQIQKMREAGRLAAEVLEMLVEHVKPGVTTEELDRLAHDHIVDVQKAVPANVGYKGYPKTLCTSVNHVICHGIPSPSKVLKDGDIVNIDVTVIRDGWHGDTSRMYFVGQPSVLARRLVDTTLEAMLRGIAQVRPGATLGDIGHAIQKHAEAQGFSVVREYCGHGIGQIYHEDPQVLHYGQAGAGLRLEKGMTFTVEPMLNAGKPQTRLLPDGWTVVTRDHSLSAQWEHTIVVTDDGHEILTPWPRAA; this is encoded by the coding sequence ATGCACGTCAAGATCAAGACTCCCGACCAGATCCAGAAGATGCGCGAGGCCGGCCGCCTGGCCGCCGAAGTGCTGGAAATGCTCGTCGAACACGTCAAGCCCGGCGTGACCACCGAGGAACTGGACCGTCTGGCCCACGACCACATCGTCGACGTGCAGAAGGCGGTCCCCGCCAACGTCGGCTACAAGGGCTATCCCAAGACCCTGTGCACGTCCGTCAACCACGTGATCTGCCACGGGATCCCGAGTCCGTCGAAGGTGCTCAAGGACGGCGACATCGTCAACATCGACGTCACCGTGATCCGCGACGGCTGGCATGGCGACACCAGCCGCATGTACTTCGTCGGCCAGCCGTCGGTGCTGGCCAGGCGGCTGGTGGACACCACGCTCGAAGCGATGCTGCGCGGCATCGCGCAGGTACGCCCCGGGGCGACGCTCGGCGACATCGGCCACGCGATCCAGAAGCACGCCGAGGCGCAGGGCTTCTCGGTCGTGCGCGAGTACTGCGGGCACGGCATCGGGCAGATCTACCACGAGGACCCGCAGGTGCTGCACTACGGCCAGGCCGGCGCGGGCCTGCGCCTGGAGAAGGGCATGACCTTCACGGTCGAGCCGATGCTCAACGCCGGCAAGCCGCAGACCCGCCTGCTGCCGGACGGCTGGACCGTGGTGACGCGCGACCACTCCCTGTCGGCCCAGTGGGAGCACACCATCGTCGTCACCGACGACGGCCACGAGATCCTGACGCCCTGGCCGCGAGCGGCCTGA
- the glnD gene encoding [protein-PII] uridylyltransferase, whose translation MSGAPNDREAPPHREPAVPALRRLADPIPRSGVDASARLGLRQFLADGDRDLTGAFGDGVAATRLVAARAAMVDRVALHVWRAWLGDREGMALLAVGGYGRRELFPHSDVDLLVLTAGPIAEARQQRALEMFLSTLWDIGLKPGHAVRDADGCRRLAGQDETVYSALLDARPLAGDDALGTALTASLPDQRLWTPLAFLEAKQADRVARRRRFGDTAYNLEPNLKEGPGGLRDLHLIAWLDRIAAATLLDEDERQAVATARERLFRVRYALHLEAGRPEERLLFDHQRSLAQRFGYRDESRRNLGVEQFMQRYFRATSRIAAACDDAIDRALERLEPAPPTAVPIGDGLVRIGDRIALDEAVSLEREPGRLVTLFASLDRLPGVTGLRASTTRRVRRLLRDPAFDPDRADVLAAVREVLEGDTVQAVATVSTMAHYGLLARLVPGFARVSGRMQYDLFHVYTVDEHTLRVLGFMARFAAPDPSGEFALARSIFPRLPQPSLLLLAGLFHDIAKGRGGDHSVLGVEDAQQFCAKLGLPRADIELVAWLVRWHLLMSTTAQRQDITDPEVVHRFASEVADWERLDYLYLLTVADICGTSPKLWNSWKDRLLSDLYGATRFALRERRELPPLAAERADACRDRARRLLDGRGIDAAAITRIWSVFPESSFLRYSPDQIAWQTAAIAQADTLPLVKVRPEGLRGTSEIFIHAADREGLFAAVTAVLDRRQLDIVEARVVTSRTGQVLDTFLILDAHGHTLSAEACGQIERQLLDMLERQAFDVVPAVRTLPRTLKHFQVEPRVVFRADPVRRRTRLALICTDRPGLLAAVAQALRDRKVRVHDARIVTFGERVEDFFEITDDAGAPLDAAAQESLRAVLMDRLLPAAAPASASA comes from the coding sequence ATGAGCGGCGCGCCGAACGATCGCGAGGCGCCGCCCCACCGCGAACCGGCGGTGCCGGCACTGCGGCGCCTGGCCGACCCCATCCCCCGCTCGGGCGTCGATGCGAGCGCCCGCCTGGGCCTGCGCCAGTTCCTGGCCGATGGCGACCGCGACCTCACCGGCGCGTTCGGCGACGGCGTCGCGGCGACGCGCCTGGTCGCGGCGCGGGCGGCCATGGTCGACCGGGTCGCGCTGCACGTCTGGCGCGCCTGGCTCGGCGACCGGGAAGGCATGGCGCTGCTGGCCGTCGGCGGCTACGGGCGGCGCGAGCTGTTCCCGCATTCGGACGTGGACCTGCTGGTGCTGACCGCCGGCCCGATCGCCGAGGCCCGCCAGCAGCGGGCGCTCGAGATGTTCCTCTCCACGCTGTGGGACATCGGCCTCAAGCCGGGCCATGCCGTGCGCGACGCGGACGGCTGCCGCCGGCTGGCCGGCCAGGACGAGACCGTCTATTCGGCCCTGCTCGACGCGCGCCCGCTGGCCGGGGACGACGCCCTGGGCACGGCGCTGACCGCATCGCTGCCGGACCAGCGCCTGTGGACGCCGCTGGCCTTCCTGGAGGCCAAGCAGGCCGACCGCGTCGCGCGCCGGCGACGCTTCGGCGACACCGCCTACAACCTGGAACCCAACCTCAAGGAAGGCCCCGGCGGCCTGCGCGACCTGCACCTGATCGCCTGGCTCGATCGCATCGCTGCGGCCACGCTGCTGGACGAAGACGAGCGCCAGGCCGTGGCCACCGCCCGCGAGCGCCTGTTCCGGGTCCGCTACGCCCTGCACCTGGAGGCGGGGCGGCCGGAGGAACGGCTGCTGTTCGACCACCAGCGGTCGCTGGCCCAGCGCTTCGGCTATCGCGACGAAAGCCGGCGCAACCTGGGCGTCGAGCAGTTCATGCAACGCTATTTTCGTGCGACCAGCCGCATCGCGGCCGCCTGCGACGATGCGATCGACCGGGCGCTGGAGCGGCTGGAACCGGCACCGCCGACCGCCGTCCCGATCGGCGACGGCCTGGTGCGCATCGGCGACCGCATCGCCCTGGACGAGGCCGTCTCGCTCGAACGGGAACCGGGCCGCCTCGTCACGCTGTTCGCGTCGCTGGACCGGCTGCCCGGCGTCACCGGGCTGCGGGCCTCGACCACGCGCCGCGTGCGCCGGCTGCTGCGTGACCCGGCGTTCGATCCCGATCGGGCCGACGTGCTCGCCGCGGTCCGGGAGGTCCTCGAGGGAGACACGGTCCAGGCCGTCGCGACCGTGTCGACGATGGCGCACTACGGCCTGCTCGCGCGCCTGGTGCCCGGCTTCGCGCGGGTCAGCGGCCGTATGCAATACGACCTGTTCCATGTCTACACCGTCGACGAGCACACCTTGCGCGTGCTGGGCTTCATGGCGCGCTTCGCCGCACCCGACCCGAGCGGCGAGTTCGCGCTGGCGCGGTCGATCTTCCCGCGCCTGCCGCAGCCATCGCTGCTGCTGCTGGCCGGCCTGTTCCACGACATCGCCAAGGGGCGCGGCGGCGACCATTCCGTGCTGGGGGTGGAGGACGCCCAGCAGTTCTGCGCCAAGCTCGGTCTGCCGCGGGCCGACATCGAGCTGGTCGCCTGGCTGGTGCGCTGGCACCTCCTGATGAGCACGACGGCCCAGCGCCAGGACATCACCGACCCGGAGGTCGTGCATCGCTTCGCCTCCGAGGTGGCCGACTGGGAGCGACTGGACTACCTGTACCTGCTCACCGTCGCCGACATCTGCGGCACCAGCCCCAAGCTCTGGAACTCCTGGAAGGACCGCCTGCTGTCGGACCTCTACGGCGCGACGCGCTTCGCCTTGCGCGAGCGCCGCGAACTGCCTCCGCTGGCGGCGGAGCGCGCCGACGCCTGCCGCGATCGCGCCCGCCGCCTCCTCGACGGGCGCGGCATCGACGCGGCGGCGATCACGCGCATCTGGAGCGTGTTCCCGGAAAGCAGCTTCCTGCGCTACAGCCCCGACCAGATCGCCTGGCAGACGGCCGCGATCGCCCAGGCGGACACGCTGCCGCTGGTCAAGGTGCGGCCCGAAGGGCTGCGCGGAACCAGCGAGATCTTCATCCACGCCGCCGACCGGGAAGGCCTGTTCGCCGCGGTCACCGCCGTACTCGACCGCCGGCAGCTGGACATCGTGGAGGCGCGCGTCGTCACCTCGCGCACCGGCCAGGTGCTCGACACCTTCCTGATCCTCGATGCGCACGGCCATACCCTGTCCGCGGAGGCCTGCGGGCAGATCGAACGGCAGCTGCTGGACATGCTCGAGCGCCAGGCGTTCGACGTGGTGCCGGCGGTGCGGACCCTGCCGCGCACGCTCAAGCATTTCCAGGTCGAGCCGCGCGTCGTCTTCCGCGCCGACCCGGTACGCCGCCGGACGCGGCTGGCCTTGATCTGCACCGACCGTCCCGGCCTCCTGGCGGCCGTCGCGCAGGCCCTGCGCGACCGCAAGGTGCGCGTGCACGATGCGCGCATCGTCACCTTCGGCGAGCGGGTGGAAGATTTCTTCGAAATCACCGACGATGCCGGCGCACCGCTCGATGCCGCCGCGCAGGAGTCCCTGCGTGCGGTCCTGATGGACCGCCTGCTGCCCGCGGCCGCGCCGGCTTCGGCCAGCGCGTGA
- the dapD gene encoding 2,3,4,5-tetrahydropyridine-2,6-dicarboxylate N-succinyltransferase: protein MIERLIEDAWERRAQLDPAEIEAQLRPAVEQTMDLLETGQARVAEPDGQGGWQVNAWLKKAVLLYFRINGNSVVDRGAMPGFDKVPLRFIDADEAAFRKVGARFVPGSLVRRGAHIAADVVLMPSYVNIGAHVGAGTMVDTWATVGSCAQIGRNVHLSGGVGIGGVLEPLQAGPTIIEDDCFVGARSEVVEGVVVERGSVIGMGVFLGQSTRIYDRASGTVSYGRVPAGSVVVAGSLPAADGSHSLYAAVIVKRVDDRTRAKTAINELLRGE from the coding sequence ATGATCGAACGACTGATTGAAGATGCGTGGGAACGCCGCGCACAGCTGGACCCGGCCGAAATCGAAGCGCAGCTCCGCCCCGCGGTCGAGCAGACGATGGACCTGCTCGAGACCGGGCAGGCGCGCGTCGCCGAGCCGGACGGGCAGGGCGGCTGGCAGGTCAACGCCTGGCTCAAGAAGGCGGTGCTGCTGTACTTCCGGATCAACGGCAACAGCGTGGTCGACCGCGGCGCGATGCCGGGTTTCGACAAGGTTCCGCTGCGTTTCATCGACGCCGACGAGGCGGCGTTCCGCAAGGTCGGCGCCCGCTTCGTGCCGGGATCGCTGGTGCGCCGCGGCGCGCACATCGCCGCGGACGTGGTGCTGATGCCCAGCTACGTGAACATCGGTGCCCATGTCGGCGCCGGGACGATGGTCGACACCTGGGCGACGGTCGGGTCCTGCGCGCAGATCGGCCGCAACGTCCACCTGTCGGGCGGCGTCGGCATCGGCGGCGTCCTGGAGCCGCTGCAGGCCGGGCCGACGATCATCGAGGACGACTGCTTCGTCGGCGCCCGCTCGGAAGTGGTCGAGGGCGTCGTGGTCGAGCGCGGCAGCGTGATCGGCATGGGCGTGTTCCTCGGCCAGTCGACGCGCATCTACGACCGTGCCAGCGGCACCGTCAGCTACGGCCGCGTGCCCGCCGGCAGCGTCGTGGTGGCCGGCTCGCTGCCGGCGGCGGACGGCAGCCACAGCCTCTACGCCGCCGTCATCGTCAAGCGCGTCGACGACCGGACACGCGCCAAGACCGCGATCAACGAACTGCTGCGGGGGGAATGA
- a CDS encoding Spx/MgsR family RNA polymerase-binding regulatory protein, with protein sequence MGAITLYGLTKCSTCQKAVAWLQRAGVEHRFVDYREHPVPAATLKHWAGAVGGFEKLVNRTGMTWRNLPDARKKPGSDAEWTLLIREYPALVRRPVAVAEDGEISLGFSDALFKRRFAA encoded by the coding sequence ATGGGCGCCATCACGCTCTATGGCCTGACCAAGTGCTCGACCTGCCAGAAGGCGGTCGCCTGGCTGCAGCGCGCCGGCGTCGAGCACCGGTTCGTCGACTACCGCGAGCATCCGGTGCCGGCCGCCACGCTCAAGCACTGGGCCGGCGCGGTCGGCGGCTTCGAGAAGCTGGTCAATCGCACCGGCATGACCTGGCGCAACCTTCCCGACGCGCGCAAGAAGCCCGGCAGCGATGCGGAATGGACGTTGCTGATCCGTGAGTATCCCGCGCTGGTGCGGCGACCGGTGGCCGTCGCCGAGGACGGCGAGATCAGCCTCGGCTTCAGCGACGCCCTGTTCAAGCGCCGCTTCGCCGCATGA
- the dapE gene encoding succinyl-diaminopimelate desuccinylase, with the protein MSEVLALASALIRRASVTPDDAGCQALLAERLARAGFACEHLRYGEVDNLWATHGSGGPVLVFLGHTDVVPSGPPEAWASPPFEPSLRDGRLYGRGAADMKSSVAAMTVALEAFVAARPGHRGTVALLLTSDEEGIAQDGIRRVARTFVERGQRIDWCVVGEPSSQQALGDLIRVGRRGSLTGRLRIAGIQGHVAYPHKALNPIHAFAPALAELAVTRWDAGDAAFPPTSFQVSNISAGTGADNVIPGSLSAVFNFRFGVASSADGLIDRVETVLRTHALDFEIAWHRSGEPFVTTGGRLRQVVIEALHMRCGMEPEASTGGGTSDGRFIAPLGAEVVELGPCNESIHKIDESIALDELEALPGLYQEIAERLIGTGD; encoded by the coding sequence ATGAGCGAGGTGCTCGCCCTGGCTTCGGCGTTGATCCGGCGCGCCTCGGTGACGCCGGACGATGCCGGCTGCCAGGCGCTGCTGGCCGAACGCCTGGCGCGTGCCGGCTTCGCCTGCGAGCACCTGCGCTACGGCGAGGTCGACAATCTCTGGGCCACGCACGGCAGCGGCGGACCGGTGCTGGTGTTCCTCGGCCATACCGACGTCGTACCGAGCGGGCCGCCCGAGGCCTGGGCCAGCCCGCCGTTCGAGCCGAGCCTTCGCGACGGCCGTCTCTACGGCCGCGGCGCGGCCGACATGAAGTCGAGCGTCGCGGCGATGACGGTCGCCCTGGAGGCCTTCGTCGCGGCGCGGCCCGGTCATCGCGGGACCGTCGCCCTGCTGCTCACCTCGGACGAGGAGGGCATCGCCCAGGACGGGATCCGGCGCGTGGCCCGCACCTTCGTCGAGCGCGGCCAGCGGATCGACTGGTGCGTGGTCGGCGAGCCCTCCTCGCAGCAGGCGCTGGGCGACCTGATCCGCGTCGGCCGGCGTGGCTCCCTAACGGGCCGCCTGCGCATCGCCGGCATCCAGGGACATGTCGCCTATCCGCACAAGGCGCTCAATCCGATCCACGCCTTCGCGCCGGCGCTCGCGGAACTGGCCGTCACCCGCTGGGACGCGGGTGACGCGGCCTTTCCGCCGACCTCGTTCCAGGTATCGAACATCAGCGCGGGCACCGGCGCCGACAACGTGATTCCGGGCAGCCTCTCGGCGGTGTTCAATTTCCGTTTCGGCGTCGCCAGCTCGGCCGACGGCCTGATCGACCGTGTCGAGACGGTGCTGCGCACGCACGCGCTGGACTTCGAGATCGCCTGGCATCGCTCCGGCGAACCATTCGTGACGACCGGAGGACGGCTGCGCCAGGTGGTGATCGAAGCGCTCCACATGCGGTGCGGTATGGAGCCCGAGGCGAGCACCGGCGGCGGAACCTCGGACGGACGTTTCATCGCGCCGCTCGGCGCCGAAGTCGTCGAGCTGGGGCCCTGCAACGAGAGCATCCACAAAATCGATGAATCGATCGCGCTGGATGAATTGGAAGCGCTCCCGGGGCTGTATCAGGAAATCGCCGAACGGCTGATCGGCACCGGCGATTAG